In Serratia sp. FDAARGOS_506, a genomic segment contains:
- a CDS encoding DUF4150 domain-containing protein produces MFANSQMIGMDLAFPDVCLTPSPAPVPVPYPDIALAPTAIPNAFNILFVGTPAHNMATVTPLTNGDNPGVATGVASGTVMGPSRHLTGAFTVLLKGTPATRLTSLSLQNSTNALGMRIVPSQLKVLLLAP; encoded by the coding sequence CATGGACCTGGCGTTTCCCGACGTCTGTCTGACGCCAAGCCCAGCGCCGGTGCCCGTGCCCTACCCGGATATCGCCCTGGCGCCAACCGCCATCCCGAACGCGTTCAACATTCTGTTCGTCGGCACCCCGGCACACAACATGGCGACGGTGACGCCACTGACCAACGGCGACAACCCCGGCGTGGCCACCGGCGTCGCTTCCGGCACGGTGATGGGGCCGTCCCGCCACCTGACCGGCGCCTTTACCGTGTTACTCAAAGGCACTCCGGCTACTCGGCTGACCAGTCTCAGCCTGCAGAATTCCACCAACGCGCTCGGCATGCGCATCGTGCCGAGCCAATTAAAAGTGTTGCTGCTTGCGCCCTGA